In Trichoderma atroviride chromosome 2, complete sequence, one DNA window encodes the following:
- a CDS encoding uncharacterized protein (EggNog:ENOG41), with translation MASSTQNEANTDGDSSQSKNEEPFIALGIDFGTTYSGVAWAISTRPANINMITSWDSAKYHCSDKEKTPSIMSYEQNGKVLWGYSVSDKKSSIEWSKLCLLDEDDIPNDVSHSTQLQAAQAALKQQRKSVVDVISDYLRHLWKHSIINIRRAIGGQLVDLCRFKVVATIPAIWPIYAQMRMHEAIEKAGILSTRKAGQTILEFLPEPEAAALATLKGISTYNQANMEVGDHFVVCDAGGGTVDIITYTVVELNPIKVRESVKGDGKLCGATFLDERFLEILREKLDQISPDTWKTLEETGALGRIINNDWENGIKPQFRNTDQHWMIQIPVKGPKRTHDEFRFSDIKLDVKDIQRIFKPIVAEIKNLVDNQVKAIKDKYNKEPKFVVLVGGFGRQPFLFTEMQDALNRRNGLVGTVEVLQSQGAEPWTAVCRGAVIRGLELSDSTRGSTVMSRISRMSYGVKCYTTPWNAKEHDIRDKEWSDIHQAYRAANQTSWFVRIGETIPVGQSISKGYRTDLEMPVTHYSTKLIYSTSATPPKRCDKTVKKLCRLQWSTVPEFNRLPTWVNSKGRTIRQFCFDTNMTSNGVTLDFEIIYKGQSVASKNIDIDYGHCGALASSRN, from the exons ATGGCTTCATCCACCCAAAATGAGGCAAATACCGACGGAGATTCTTCTCAATCAAAGAATGAAGAACCTTTCATTGCGTTGGGAATCGATTTTGGCACGAC TTATTCAGGTGTAGCATGGGCCATCTCAACTCGACCAGCCAATATCAACATGATCACTAGCTGGGATTCAGCCAAGTACCATTGCTCCGATAAAGAGAAGACCCCAAGCATCATGTCATACGAACAGAACGGCAAAGTTCTCTGGGGCTACTCTGTCTCTGACAAAAAATCTTCTATTGAGTGGTCCAAACTCTGCCTTTTGGACGAAGATGATATTCCCAACGATGTCAGTCACTCAACACAGCttcaagctgctcaagctgctttgaagcagcaaagaaagaGCGTCGTAGATGTCATCAGCGACTACTTGCGACATCTGTGGAAACACAGTATCATCAACATTAGGCGAGCCATAGGTGGACAGCTGGTAGACCTCTGCAGGTTCAAGGTTGTTGCCACAATTCCTGCAATATGGCCCATATATGCTCAGATGCGAATGCATGAAGCCATAGAAAAGGCTGGGATTCTGAGCACTCGAAAAGCTGGTCAAACAATCTTAGAATTCCTTCCAGAACCTGAAGCTGCGGCATTGGCTACTCTGAAAGGTATTTCCACGTACAATCAGGCAAATATGGAG GTTGGCGACCATTTTGTTGTTTGCGACGCTGGTGGAGGCACTGTG GACATCATCACCTACACCGTTGTCGAGCTGAACCCGATAAAAGTCAGGGAAAGCGTCAAGGGAGACG GAAAACTTTGCGGAGCCACCTTTTTGGACGAACGTTTTCTAGAAATTCTTCGAGAGAAACTTGATCAGATATCTCCTGATACCTGGAAAACGCTTGAAGAGACTGGAGCACTGGGACGAATTATAAACAACGATTGGGAGAACGGAATCAAGCCTCAATTTCGTAACACTGACCAACACTGGATGATTCAGATCCCGGTAAAGGGACCCAAGCGGACCCATGATGAATTCCGTTTCTCAGACATTAAGCTGGATGT CAAAGACATCCAAAGGATATTCAAGCCAATAGTGGCTGAAATCAAAAACCTTGTGGATAACCAAGTGAAGGCCATCAAAGACAAGTACAATAAAGAGCCAAAG TTTGTCGTACTCGTTGGTGGGTTTGGTAGGCAACCTTTCCTTTTTACAGAAATGCAGGATGCTTTGAATCGCAGAAACGGGCTTGTGGGAACAGTCGAGGTTCTACAGAGCCAGGGTGCAGAACC CTGGACAGCTGTCTGCCGAGGAGCAGTAATACGAGGGCTTGAGCTGTCTGACAGTACAAGGGGCTCAACGGTCATGTCGAGGATCAGCAGAATGAGCTATGGTGTGAAATGTTATACTACGCCATGGAACGCGAAGGAGCACGATATAAGAGATAAAGAGTGGTCTGATATACATCAGGCATATCGGGCTGCAAACCAGACTTCTTGGTTTGTGCGCATC GGGGAGACCATTCCAGTGGGCCAATCAATCTCCAAAGGATACCGTACAGACCTCGAAATGCCAGTCACACACTATTCCACAAAACTCATCTACTCAACCTCTGCCACTCCACCGAAGAGATGCGATAAGACAGTCAAGAAGCTTTGCAGACTTCAGTGGTCGACCGTTCCTGAATTCAACAGACTCCCTACTTGGGTGAATTCCAAAGGTCGAACTATTAGGCAATTCTGCTTTGACACTAACATGACATCGAACGGTGTGACTTTGGATTTTGAGATTATCTACAAAGGACAAAGCGTGGCCTCGAAGAATATCGACATTGATTATGGCCACTGCGGTGCTCTCGCTAGTAGCCGCAACTGA
- a CDS encoding uncharacterized protein (EggNog:ENOG41) produces MISNMKSAFDPNIKEDGRLNEDFEQNQAITDAMNCFKDDIPHGQKEVFKRDIGEIIKQAANLHFAMMRSKAIFVVQGAGNDGGGDDCEYDPETMIPLQDGIDTTSSSYAVELNESPGVWKIGNADGENFDRVMVLCKSVVVVKEKKVTVLVE; encoded by the coding sequence ATGATCAGTAACATGAAGTCAGCCTTTGACCCGAACATCAAAGAAGACGGAAGATTAAATGAAGATTTTGAGCAGAATCAGGCCATCACAGATGCAATGAATTGTTTCAAGGATGACATACCCCATGGACAGAAAGAGGTATTCAAGAGAGACATTGGGGAGATTATTAAGCAAGCAGCAAATCTCCATTTCGCCATGATGAGGTCGAAGGCTATCTTTGTCGTGCAAGGGGCCGGAAACGATGGTGGAGGGGACGATTGTGAGTACGATCCGGAGACGATGATACCTTTGCAAGACGGGATCGATACTACTTCATCAAGCTACGCCGTTGAATTGAATGAGTCTCCGGGTGTCTGGAAGATTGGAAATGCAGATGGAGAGAACTTCGATCGTGTCATGGTTTTATGCAAGTCCGTGGTGGTCGttaaagagaagaaagtaaCGGTACTTGTGGAATGA
- a CDS encoding uncharacterized protein (EggNog:ENOG41~TransMembrane:1 (o162-185i)), with the protein MGSSGLFGDAVSQSGRSSRHHTTSRRHSHKKRRSRSESRSPPPRSRSRSGSRSRSRSPPEPRLWLLWRRGQQLPQEQWLARLVLWPGRQQQPLQPVWKPYVCPVLMMYHLCNSIVADNEIASGRPSYYKRSPREGFLQRCLKQLKRLLRDLQHYAKRHPWKVFFLVIVPLVTGGALTALLARFGLRIPPSIERMLGVAKRAATGDPFTAVNDAVRMAGEYGNGTGSNAVQSYVRGSRVERGRSGDMRWERKAYYDDIERESRGGLVEGIRNGVSRFFS; encoded by the coding sequence ATGGGCTCTTCAGGCCTCTTCGGCGACGCCGTCAGTCAAAGCGGCCGCTCGTCTCGTCACCACACAaccagccgccgccacagccaCAAGAAACGTCGCTCTCGTTCCGAGTCGcgctcgccgccgccgcgctCCCGATCAAGATCCGGGTCCAGATCCAGGTCCAGGTCCCCCCCGGAGCCGCGgctctggcttctttggcggcgagggcagcaGCTACCGCAAGAACAATGGCTCGCGCGGCTCGTTCTTTGGCCTGGGCGGCAACAACAGCCGCTCCAGCCTGTTTGGAAACCGTATGTGTGCCCTGTTTTGATGATGTACCATCTATGCAATAGTATCGTAGCTGACAATGAAATCGCTTCAGGCCGCCCTTCGTACTATAAGCGCTCTCCCCGCGAGGGCTTCCTGCAGCGCTGcctcaagcagctcaagcgcCTCCTCCGCGACCTCCAGCACTACGCCAAGCGCCACCCGTGGAAggtcttcttcctcgtcatcgtgcCTCTCGTCACCGGCGGTGCCCTGACGGCGCTGCTCGCGCGCTTCGGCCTCCGCATCCCGCCGTCCATCGAGCGCATGCTGGGCGTGGCCAAACGCGCCGCTACTGGCGATCCTTTTACCGCCGTCAACGACGCCGTCCGCATGGCTGGCGAGTACGGCAACGGCACCGGCAGCAACGCCGTCCAGTCGTATGTTCGTGGCAGTCGCGTCGAGCGCGGTCGCAGCGGCGATATGCGATGGGAGCGCAAGGCCTACTACGATGACATTGAGCGAGAAAGCCGCGGCGGTTTGGTCGAGGGTATCCGCAACGGCGTGTCCAGGTTCTTTTCATAA
- a CDS encoding uncharacterized protein (EggNog:ENOG41) gives MMATALYSPERAAVASSVHHIDGPVDYLASLDDTTASHHGTLPPPNPHFAFPPASPSSALHDPTTKRRRPLSAVEMHTRSLSIAVDGSDPRHAALPAFSFNPGASLPPKPHSFLSPPHSPSSAQPPAQPAAASSNRPMGHGHRRGGSEFVGGRLREGSTIAVMSTSPPKNEFDMKVPTLQPPPRRGHRRGMSATIPATDLPILFAPPAIGSFNQGNSAPNSPTMFSRKDDLPNIGSDFPLPEPVRLGQDNRNTGSPKASKATPEEHFKMAKPNMRARVGFSDTLEFIPRPLSLVSNETSSTVTARPGHSGSGSVSSLISISSLSGRDGSNSLLRTPTGEPYESRPSTAGAILERTAELQMPDEPPTSPRRRNSIPALVNIVDADGIESNVSTPTKPAKRWSFFGLDAFASGSPMKRRPSTSSSSSSTPRPIDGISCSDRGSASSLETTEALPAKSKKGGKKSDKKRKKKEKKEKGKEKEREKEKEKEGGEKEKEKEKKAKGWAGSILPLKSHKKRGKSHVVRPPTPPASVSHLDDEEEDEPERDIGQLPLEPPTISITESPSLPEQPEPPKRSSDDMSYPMIDLDAALGPFNTPLSYNAEWEAAQRAAGTPGSRRRLHSAQGLKGFSGPGMHYHRRAESAPDLPPFDFRSTIHRFGSSSTMADVFEEDEEDEIGKGNAKSELETSEEVSEESDGEVTPPAITPVPQEPFLGPSDKALGKMRRGSAGLVEGEYSSLYAVRAEASLASLQDETITEEDFTFFRAPVFQGRRDSVDSGAPSAPSPRQVPVTADLPVDDPLVLPSASGTPLSPYSASYISSSHPSPRSPMSVDAQRISTAPSSITDDSFHSLLMGEPGPEVRISMDYDAPSLASSHSAMTRDSTFIPVPRPRQLGPSRDQRPVSMSAPFGRRRSSLASLSRLISSSHGERSKLSMEVTLDNEPESRKSKHSKTKRLGRMMQFWKPSKEDKVKEEKAKEDMTA, from the coding sequence ATGATGGCAACCGCACTCTACAGCCCCGAGCGAGCAGCCGTTGCTTCGTCAGTCCACCACATTGATGGGCCTGTCGACTATCTTGCTTCCTTGGACGACACGACTGCGTCTCACCATGGCACACTTCCTCCGCCCAACCCCCATTTCGCGTTTCCCCCGGCGTCGCCTTCATCCGCCCTCCATGATCCGACAACGAAGCGGAGACGGCCTCTATCTGCGGTGGAGATGCACACGAGATCCCTTAGCATTGCTGTAGATGGCTCTGACCCTCGACACGCTGCGCTGCCAGCGTTCAGCTTCAACCCCGGCGCCTCTCTTCCCCCAAAACCACACAGCTTTCTCAGTCCACCGCATTCTCCAAGCTCTGCTCAGCCCCCAGCTCAGCCcgctgctgcatcttctAACCGGCCAATGGGTCATGGACATCGAAGAGGCGGCAGCGAATTTGTTGGCGGCCGCCTCCGTGAGGGAAGCACCATTGCTGTCATGAGCACCAGCCCGCCAAAGAACGAGTTTGACATGAAGGTGCCCACTCTCCAGCCACCACCGCGCAGAGGACACCGTCGAGGCATGTCTGCTACTATCCCAGCGACTGATCTCCCTATACTCTTCGCGCCACCAGCCATTGGCTCATTCAATCAGGGGAACAGCGCCCCCAACAGCCCCACGATGTTCAGCCGGAAAGACGATTTACCAAACATTGGCTCAGACTTCCCCCTGCCAGAGCCCGTGCGACTGGGCCAAGACAATAGAAACACAGGCAGCCCCAAAGCATCCAAAGCCACCCCTGAAGAACACTTCAAGATGGCTAAGCCTAACATGCGCGCGAGAGTTGGATTTTCAGATACCTTGGAATTCATTCCACGGCCGCTCTCACTTGTCTCGAATGAAACGTCCAGCACTGTCACAGCACGACCAGGCCATTCAGGATCCGGCAGCGTCTCTTCACTTATATCGATTTCATCGCTCAGTGGGCGCGACGGCTCCAACTCCCTGCTGCGGACTCCGACTGGCGAACCCTATGAGTCAAGGCCAAGCACAGCAGGCGCTATTTTAGAGCGTACAGCAGAGCTCCAGATGCCAGATGAGCCACCAACTTCTCCCCGCCGCCGAAACTCGATTCCCGCCCTTGTCAACATTGTCGATGCTGATGGTATAGAGTCGAATGTGTCCACTCCGACCAAACCCGCCAAACGTTGGtctttctttggcttggatGCGTTTGCTTCTGGCTCCCCCATGAAGAGGCGACCAAGCacttccagctcttcaagtTCCACGCCCCGACCTATTGATGGCATTTCATGCTCTGACCGCGGATCGGCATCATCACTAGAGACGACAGAAGCCCTCCCTGCAAAGTCTAAGAAGGGAGGCAAAAAGAGTGataagaagaggaagaagaaggagaagaaggaaaaggggaaggagaaagaaagggagaaagaaaaggaaaaagaagggggggaaaaggaaaaggagaaggagaagaaagccaAGGGCTGGGCTGGTTCGATTCTGCCGTTGAAGAGCCACAAGAAGCGTGGCAAATCACACGTCGTCCGGCCACCAACTCCTCCCGCCTCCGTGTCCCActtggacgacgaggaagaggatgagccCGAAAGGGACATTGGCCAGCTTCCTCTCGAGCCGCCCACCATAAGCATCACGGAATCTCCATCCCTACCtgagcagccagagccaccGAAGCGGTCTTCAGATGATATGTCTTATCCCATGATTGACTTGGACGCTGCACTTGGTCCTTTCAATACCCCTCTGTCTTACAATGCCGAGTGGGAGGCTGCTCAGCGCGCTGCAGGTACTCCGGGCAGCAGAAGGCGCCTCCACAGTGCTCAAGGGTTGAAGGGATTCAGTGGTCCTGGCATGCATTACCACCGACGTGCCGAATCGGCTCCTGATCTCCCGCCCTTTGATTTCCGCTCCACTATTCACCGAttcggcagcagctcaaccATGGCTGATGTGtttgaagaggatgaagaggacgaaatTGGAAAGGGTAACGCCAAATCAGAGCTGGAAACCAGCGAAGAAGTCAGCGAAGAATCTGACGGCGAAGTCACACCCCCTGCCATCACACCTGTCCCGCAGGAGCCCTTCCTCGGCCCCAGTGACAAGGCGCTGGGCAAAATGCGACGCGGAAGCGCTGGACTGGTTGAGGGTGAATATTCAAGCCTATACGCAGTACGGGCTGAGGCCTCTCTGGCCTCACTTCAAGACGAAACCATCACAGAGGAAGATTTCACTTTTTTCCGAGCCCCAGTGTTCCAAGGCCGCAGAGATTCTGTCGACTCGGGAGCACCCTCAGCCCCCTCCCCAAGGCAGGTTCCTGTCACCGCTGACCTGCCGGTTGATGATCCTCTGGTTCTCCCTAGTGCAAGCGGCACACCGCTCAGCCCTTACTCGGCCAGCTATATCTCTTCCtctcatccttctcctcgATCGCCAATGTCGGTTGATGCGCAACGCATTTCCACCGCACCCTCATCCATCACTGACGACAGCTTCCACTCTCTGCTTATGGGAGAGCCGGGACCAGAAGTCAGGATTTCAATGGACTACGACGCCCCATCACTCGCATCAAGCCACTCAGCCATGACCCGTGACAGCACCTTCATTCCTGTACCACGACCTCGCCAACTTGGACCTTCTCGCGACCAGCGTCCAGTGTCCATGTCAGCCCCATTCGGACGCAGACGCTCGAGCCTGGCGAGTCTCAGTCGACTCATTAGCAGCTCTCATGGTGAGAGAAGCAAGCTTTCCATGGAAGTGACTTTAGATAATGAGCCAGAATCGAGAAAGTCGAAGCACAGCAAGACCAAACGGCTGGGACGGATGATGCAATTCTGGAAGCCAAGCAAAGAAGACAAAgtcaaagaggagaaagccaaagaagataTGACTGCTTGA
- a CDS encoding uncharacterized protein (EggNog:ENOG41) has protein sequence MAKMSGEDDEDDYMNMTFADPAPTKESSVQRAQRLKKESRARGVIKSKAELAQEEAAAREKALSTSLLDDPRSKKSKGLAMMAKMGFKGGSLGKKTEDGESSGKSEPIQISMKEDRGGIGLDNEKKRKLREAFEERDAKSVKVDPDEYRERVRAEREDARLEVQLHAAQRTAERLDDEKAGKDAAEPTSSSEEAEASDSKPRPTSSRPLKSFPVVYRGLVRHREEKERDRRMIYDLEQSLSRLPTYESGDEDDDDKKALGKKQTVYATADDLDEVDEELDEFNALDPGTRLGRLVMYLRETHWYCFWCKMAYPDAEMDGCPGLTEEDHD, from the coding sequence ATGGCCAAAATGTCtggtgaagacgatgaagacgattaCATGAACATGACGTTTGCGGATCCTGCTCCCACAAAAGAGTCCTCAGTCCAGCGCGCTCAGCGTCTCAAGAAAGAATCTCGCGCTCGGGGCGTCATAAAATCAAAGGCAGAGCtcgcccaagaagaagctgccgcgAGGGAAAAGGCTCTCTCAACCTCTTTGCTGGATGACCCACGctcaaagaagagcaaaggccttgccatgatggcgaaAATGGGCTTCAAAGGCGGTAGTCTGGGGAAAAAGACTGAAGACGGCGAAAGTTCCGGCAAATCAGAGCCTATCCAAATCAGCATGAAAGAAGACCGTGGCGGCATTGGCTTGGacaacgagaagaagagaaaactgCGGGAGGCTTTTGAGGAGAGAGACGCCAAGTCCGTCAAAGTCGATCCTGACGAGTATCGCGAGAGGGTGAGAGCGGAGAGAGAGGACGCCAGACTGGAAGTGCAACTCCATGCCGCACAACGCACGGCAGAGAGGCTGGACGATGAAAAGGCTGGAAAAGACGCAGCCGAGCCCACTTCATCTtccgaagaagcagaagcgtCTGACTCAAAACCGCGTCCGACATCATCTCGCCCGCTCAAGTCTTTCCCCGTTGTCTATCGTGGCCTGGTTCGCCACCgtgaagaaaaggagcgTGATCGACGGATGATATATGACTTGGAGCAGTCCCTCTCTCGGTTGCCGACATACGAAagcggcgatgaggacgacgacgacaaaAAAGCCCTGGGCAAGAAACAAACGGTATACGCGACTGCGGATGACCTGGACGAGGTGGATGAAGAATTGGACGAATTTAACGCGCTTGACCCTGGCACTAGACTGGGCCGTCTGGTCATGTACTTGCGAGAGACGCATTGGTATTGCTTTTGGTGCAAAATGGCGTATCCGGATGCCGAGATGGACGGGTGTCCGGGTTTAACGGAGGAAGATCACGATTGA